The following are from one region of the Cloacibacterium sp. TD35 genome:
- a CDS encoding efflux RND transporter permease subunit, translated as MIQNLIKLSLRNRYFVLLIAIGLFIWGIFAVRDNPIDAIPDLSENQVIVFTEWMGRSPQIIEDQVTFPLVSNLQGIPKIKNIRASSMFGMSFVYVIFEDNVDIYWARTRVMERLNYAQRLLPQDVTPTLGPDGTGVGHVFWYHFDAPKMDLGDQRALQDWYVKFALQTVPGVAEVASFGGFEKQYQLIVDPVKLQYYNVSLMEVMNKVKANNNDVGGRKFEMADMAYVIRGLGYIKNVADIEEIAVGNYNGIPVRVKDIGSVQMGGDLRLGIFDADGEGEVVGGIVVARYGENADKVINDVKEKMKDVEKGLPEGVTFKTSYDRSTLIEGAIDNIKTKLIEEIIVVAIIVILFLFHWRSALSIIIQIPVTIAISFILLNAFGLSSNIMSLTGIALAIGVIVDNGIIMSENAYKNLSDWQNHQQNKNP; from the coding sequence ATGATTCAAAATTTAATCAAACTCTCCCTCCGCAACAGGTATTTCGTTTTGCTGATTGCAATCGGCCTTTTTATCTGGGGTATTTTTGCGGTAAGGGACAATCCCATCGATGCCATTCCGGATCTGAGTGAGAACCAGGTCATCGTTTTTACCGAGTGGATGGGCAGAAGTCCCCAGATTATTGAAGATCAGGTGACTTTTCCTCTGGTCAGCAACCTTCAGGGAATTCCAAAAATTAAGAACATCCGCGCCTCTTCCATGTTTGGGATGAGCTTCGTATATGTTATTTTCGAAGATAATGTGGATATTTATTGGGCCAGAACCCGCGTAATGGAACGGCTCAATTATGCGCAGCGTTTACTCCCACAAGATGTCACCCCTACGCTCGGACCGGATGGCACCGGTGTTGGTCACGTTTTCTGGTACCATTTTGATGCACCCAAAATGGATTTGGGAGACCAGCGCGCACTCCAGGACTGGTACGTGAAATTTGCCTTGCAGACGGTTCCCGGTGTCGCGGAAGTGGCATCCTTTGGCGGCTTCGAAAAACAGTACCAGCTTATCGTAGATCCTGTAAAATTGCAGTATTACAACGTCTCCCTCATGGAGGTGATGAATAAGGTAAAGGCTAACAACAACGATGTAGGGGGACGGAAATTTGAGATGGCCGATATGGCCTACGTCATCCGTGGACTTGGTTACATTAAGAATGTAGCCGATATCGAAGAAATCGCGGTGGGAAATTACAACGGTATTCCCGTGCGGGTGAAAGATATTGGCTCGGTACAAATGGGTGGAGATCTTCGGCTGGGTATTTTTGATGCGGACGGTGAAGGTGAAGTCGTGGGTGGTATCGTGGTGGCACGGTATGGCGAAAATGCGGATAAGGTCATCAACGATGTGAAAGAGAAAATGAAGGACGTTGAAAAAGGACTCCCTGAAGGCGTCACCTTCAAGACATCGTACGACCGCAGTACGCTGATTGAAGGGGCAATAGACAATATTAAAACCAAGCTGATTGAAGAAATTATCGTGGTGGCAATCATTGTTATTCTGTTCCTATTCCACTGGCGAAGTGCATTGAGCATCATCATTCAGATTCCAGTCACCATTGCCATCAGTTTTATTCTGCTCAATGCGTTTGGACTTTCCTCCAATATCATGTCCCTTACAGGAATTGCGCTGGCAATTGGGGTGATTGTAGATAACGGAATTATCATGTCTGAAAATGCCTATAAAAATCTCTCCGATTGGCAGAACCATCAACAAAATAAAAACCCATAA
- a CDS encoding DUF3347 domain-containing protein — protein sequence MKSLSKIVMVIAVLLSSVNSFAQIKNEKTETVKIYGNCEMCKKTIEKAGNLKNVATVNWNKDIKMATLNYDGKKTNQDEILKRIALAGYDSEKFLAPDDVYAKLSDCCQYKRELKPVAKTKDAGMDMKNEHANHNQSDMAQKNTTETQNVPQLKAVFDNYFSVKDALVKTDAGISSAKAAELVKAIKAVEMTKLSTEEHTVWMKVMKDLTANAEKIATSKDVAKQRETFVLLSKNMYELTKVSKQEAPVYYLHCPMYNNGKGANWLSKEEVVKNPYYGSKMLTCGSVQETIK from the coding sequence ATGAAATCATTATCAAAAATAGTGATGGTAATCGCCGTATTACTATCATCAGTAAACAGTTTCGCACAAATCAAAAATGAAAAAACAGAAACCGTAAAAATATATGGCAACTGCGAAATGTGTAAAAAAACCATCGAAAAAGCAGGCAATTTAAAAAATGTAGCCACGGTAAATTGGAATAAAGATATCAAGATGGCTACACTCAACTATGATGGTAAAAAAACAAATCAGGATGAAATACTGAAACGTATTGCTTTGGCAGGTTATGACAGTGAGAAATTTTTGGCTCCGGATGATGTATATGCAAAATTATCCGACTGTTGCCAGTATAAAAGGGAACTAAAACCAGTTGCAAAAACCAAAGATGCAGGTATGGATATGAAAAATGAACACGCCAACCATAACCAAAGCGATATGGCTCAAAAAAACACCACTGAAACGCAAAATGTACCGCAATTAAAAGCCGTTTTCGATAACTACTTTTCGGTTAAAGATGCATTAGTAAAAACTGATGCAGGTATCTCATCTGCAAAAGCCGCTGAATTGGTAAAAGCTATTAAAGCAGTAGAAATGACAAAACTTTCTACTGAAGAACATACTGTTTGGATGAAAGTAATGAAAGACTTAACGGCAAATGCTGAAAAGATTGCTACTTCCAAAGATGTTGCCAAACAAAGAGAAACTTTCGTTTTGCTTTCTAAGAATATGTATGAATTAACTAAGGTATCAAAACAAGAAGCACCTGTTTATTATCTGCATTGCCCTATGTACAATAATGGGAAAGGTGCAAACTGGTTAAGTAAGGAAGAAGTGGTTAAAAACCCATATTACGGTTCTAAAATGCTTACCTGCGGTAGTGTGCAGGAAACTATTAAATAA
- a CDS encoding heme-binding domain-containing protein, translating to MKKVLKIILAIVLFIFIGIQFYQPALNVDKGQVYTTDFTQAYKMPVQVKAMFQTSCYDCHSNNTNYVWYDYVQPMRALVENHIKNAKEDLNFNEWDTYSNRKQERLLNSIKEQIETKQMPLSSYTMMHKNTKLNDEQIKVLTNWLKEQE from the coding sequence ATGAAGAAAGTATTAAAGATAATATTGGCAATAGTTCTGTTTATTTTTATTGGAATACAATTTTATCAGCCTGCCCTTAATGTAGATAAAGGGCAGGTTTACACAACCGATTTTACCCAAGCCTATAAAATGCCTGTTCAAGTAAAAGCGATGTTTCAAACCTCTTGCTACGATTGTCATAGTAACAATACTAATTATGTTTGGTACGACTATGTGCAACCTATGAGAGCATTAGTAGAAAATCACATCAAAAACGCAAAAGAGGATTTGAATTTCAACGAATGGGATACATACTCAAATAGGAAGCAGGAAAGATTATTAAACTCAATTAAAGAACAAATCGAAACTAAACAAATGCCCTTATCATCATATACAATGATGCATAAAAATACAAAACTGAATGATGAGCAAATCAAAGTATTAACCAATTGGTTAAAAGAGCAGGAGTAA
- a CDS encoding multicopper oxidase family protein — translation MNIPKNITIRLLQAVFILLCSQSLFAQKVVRYELYVKDTLVNYAGKEKRAISVNGQIPMPTLTFTEGDTAEIVVHNQLKESTSLHWHGVFLPNKEDGVPWLTQKPIKAGTTYTYRFPIIQHGTHWYHSHSGLQEQIGMYGSFIMKKKDDDKTFRKGIDDLPTVPIILSEWTNLNPDNINRMLHNANDWAAIKKNATQSYAEAIREGHFKTKIKNEWKRMLAMDVSDVYYDKILINGKYTTDLKTVDGKTLKAGDKVRLRISNGGASSYFWLRYAGGKITVVANDGNDVEPVEVDRLIIAVSETYDIVVTIPEDGVAYEFLATTEDRTQSASYFVGNGIKQLISPLPKLKYFEGMKMMNDMMKMNGDLDDMGMKMSLNQMDMNVVMYPEITGEAKPKEDHSQHNMNMENDPNRYNANALGEIKTLNYAMLQSPSNTELPKDAPVKELKFTLTGNMNRYVWSMDNKILSEVDKIPVKKGEILRITIHNNSMMRHPMHLHGFDFRVINGKGEKSPLKNVIDIMPMETDTIEFLANEEGDWFFHCHILYHMMSGMNRVFAVDDYQNPNLPNKKQAYNKLQRESNMPHFMAQNDFATNGNDGDAMLQNSRWSLGTEWRLGYNDMHGYEVETHLGRYIGKMQWFMPFIGFDWRYRKKGMDEHETNLFGQKNEKDTRRAFSLGFMYTLPMLVNFQAEVYHDGIVRLSLMREDIPISKRLRAGFMVNTDMEYMADLKYIINKNMGIRTHYDSDMGFGVGLVMNY, via the coding sequence ATGAATATACCTAAAAATATTACGATCAGGTTGCTGCAAGCAGTTTTTATACTGTTATGTTCGCAATCTCTCTTTGCACAAAAAGTAGTTCGTTACGAGTTGTATGTAAAAGATACGCTTGTCAACTACGCAGGCAAAGAAAAAAGAGCCATTTCCGTAAATGGTCAAATACCAATGCCAACGCTTACATTCACAGAAGGTGATACAGCCGAAATTGTTGTACATAACCAATTAAAAGAAAGTACCTCATTGCATTGGCACGGAGTGTTCCTGCCCAACAAAGAAGATGGTGTGCCCTGGCTTACACAAAAACCTATTAAGGCAGGCACAACGTATACCTATCGTTTCCCAATTATCCAACACGGAACGCATTGGTATCACTCACATTCTGGTTTGCAGGAGCAAATTGGGATGTATGGTAGTTTTATAATGAAGAAAAAGGATGATGATAAAACCTTTAGAAAAGGAATAGATGATTTACCAACCGTTCCCATAATTTTAAGCGAGTGGACAAATCTTAACCCCGACAACATTAACAGGATGCTGCATAATGCCAACGATTGGGCAGCTATTAAAAAAAATGCAACACAGTCTTACGCAGAAGCCATTAGAGAAGGACATTTTAAAACAAAAATAAAGAACGAATGGAAACGTATGCTGGCAATGGATGTAAGCGATGTTTATTACGATAAAATTTTAATCAACGGAAAGTATACTACCGATTTAAAAACTGTTGACGGCAAAACGCTAAAAGCAGGCGATAAAGTACGATTGCGAATATCAAACGGTGGAGCTTCATCCTATTTTTGGTTGCGGTATGCAGGCGGTAAAATAACCGTAGTTGCCAATGACGGTAATGATGTAGAGCCTGTGGAAGTAGATAGATTAATCATTGCAGTTTCTGAAACTTACGATATTGTAGTAACAATTCCTGAAGATGGTGTTGCTTATGAGTTTCTAGCTACTACTGAAGACCGAACACAATCCGCAAGCTATTTTGTGGGCAATGGCATCAAACAATTAATATCTCCACTTCCTAAATTAAAATATTTTGAAGGGATGAAGATGATGAACGATATGATGAAGATGAATGGAGATTTGGACGATATGGGAATGAAAATGAGCCTGAACCAAATGGATATGAACGTGGTAATGTATCCTGAAATTACTGGAGAGGCAAAACCAAAAGAAGACCATAGTCAACACAATATGAATATGGAAAATGATCCCAACCGTTACAATGCAAATGCTTTGGGAGAAATCAAAACGCTGAATTATGCAATGCTACAATCTCCTTCCAATACGGAACTTCCTAAAGATGCGCCAGTAAAAGAATTGAAATTTACCCTTACCGGAAATATGAACCGTTATGTGTGGAGTATGGATAATAAAATACTTTCAGAAGTTGATAAAATACCTGTAAAAAAAGGAGAAATTCTACGAATTACCATTCATAATAACTCAATGATGCGCCACCCGATGCACTTGCATGGTTTTGATTTCAGGGTAATCAACGGTAAAGGCGAAAAATCACCACTAAAAAATGTTATAGATATAATGCCAATGGAAACTGATACCATTGAGTTTTTAGCAAACGAAGAAGGAGATTGGTTTTTCCACTGTCATATCCTTTATCATATGATGTCGGGAATGAACAGGGTTTTTGCAGTGGATGATTATCAAAATCCGAATTTACCCAACAAAAAACAAGCCTATAACAAGTTGCAGAGAGAAAGCAATATGCCACACTTTATGGCGCAGAATGATTTTGCAACTAATGGTAATGATGGTGATGCAATGCTCCAGAACTCAAGATGGTCTTTAGGTACAGAATGGCGTTTGGGCTACAATGATATGCACGGTTATGAAGTAGAAACTCATTTAGGACGATATATTGGTAAAATGCAATGGTTTATGCCATTCATCGGTTTTGACTGGAGGTATCGTAAAAAGGGAATGGACGAACACGAAACAAATTTGTTTGGGCAAAAAAATGAGAAGGATACACGTAGAGCCTTTAGTTTAGGTTTTATGTACACATTGCCAATGTTAGTCAATTTTCAGGCAGAGGTATATCACGATGGCATTGTTAGGTTGTCATTAATGCGTGAAGACATTCCTATTTCTAAAAGATTAAGAGCAGGATTTATGGTCAATACTGATATGGAATATATGGCAGACCTAAAGTACATCATTAACAAAAATATGGGCATCCGTACACATTACGATAGCGATATGGGTTTTGGAGTGGGGCTCGTAATGAATTATTAG
- a CDS encoding IS4 family transposase → MDSKLTLFSQIISKIDQGIFKKIVIEKKTDYRNKGFDSCNHLVSMLFCHFTKSTSVRDISNGLRSATGNLNHLGIKTAPSKSSISYQNGKRDADLFKDVYFKLLEQLGQHTKERRIKLKIKVPVYLLDSTLISLCLSLFDWAIYRTKKGAVKMHTLLEYEGKLPVYVNITKGSVADNKGAENIPLEKGAVIVADRFYNDSPMLSIWDSKGVFFVIRHKENLKFENLQERELPPKGAQSILKDEEIVLSNSLSKEKYPKKLRRVAIWDNENKQTIEMISNNFSWAASTIAELYKQRWQIEIFFRDIKQLLHIKTFIGTSENAVKIQIWTALITILILKYLKSIAKYNWQLSNLVAFIRLNIFVKINLQFWLDKPFEQPPETPKTIIKGFFFEIKCKLNVK, encoded by the coding sequence ATGGATTCAAAATTAACATTATTTTCCCAAATCATTTCAAAAATAGACCAAGGAATTTTCAAAAAAATAGTAATTGAGAAGAAAACCGATTACCGAAATAAAGGATTTGATAGTTGTAACCACTTAGTTTCTATGCTTTTCTGTCATTTTACCAAAAGCACTTCGGTTCGGGACATTTCCAACGGACTTCGCAGTGCCACAGGAAACCTGAATCATTTAGGGATAAAAACAGCACCTTCCAAATCTTCTATTAGCTACCAGAATGGAAAACGAGATGCAGATTTGTTTAAAGACGTGTATTTCAAACTATTAGAACAATTAGGACAGCACACGAAAGAAAGACGGATAAAACTCAAAATAAAAGTTCCTGTCTATTTATTAGATTCTACCCTTATTTCTCTATGCCTGTCTTTGTTCGATTGGGCAATATATCGAACTAAAAAAGGAGCCGTGAAAATGCATACCTTACTTGAATATGAAGGGAAACTTCCTGTTTATGTGAATATTACCAAAGGAAGTGTTGCTGATAACAAGGGAGCGGAAAACATTCCTTTGGAAAAGGGAGCAGTCATTGTTGCAGACCGATTCTATAACGATTCTCCAATGCTCTCTATTTGGGACAGCAAAGGTGTTTTCTTCGTAATAAGACATAAAGAAAATCTGAAATTTGAAAATTTACAGGAACGAGAACTTCCACCAAAAGGAGCTCAAAGCATCCTAAAAGACGAAGAAATAGTACTCTCAAATTCTTTATCCAAAGAAAAATATCCAAAAAAATTAAGAAGAGTGGCTATTTGGGACAATGAAAACAAGCAAACCATTGAAATGATTTCCAATAATTTCTCTTGGGCTGCTTCTACCATAGCAGAATTATACAAGCAAAGATGGCAAATTGAGATCTTTTTTAGAGATATCAAGCAGTTGCTTCACATCAAAACCTTCATTGGAACTTCTGAAAATGCAGTGAAAATCCAAATCTGGACGGCACTTATCACTATTCTCATTTTGAAATACCTGAAATCCATCGCTAAATATAATTGGCAATTATCAAATCTGGTAGCTTTTATCCGATTGAATATTTTTGTTAAAATTAATCTTCAATTTTGGCTCGACAAACCATTTGAGCAACCGCCTGAAACCCCAAAAACTATTATCAAGGGGTTCTTTTTTGAAATTAAATGTAAGCTAAATGTAAAATAG
- a CDS encoding heavy-metal-associated domain-containing protein: MEKNNHDLRFKTNVNCGGCVASVKPHLDNADGICHWDVDTTNKDKVLTVKSTGITEEQVIETIQIAGFKIEHLTIK, from the coding sequence ATGGAAAAGAATAATCATGACTTACGATTCAAAACAAATGTTAACTGTGGTGGATGTGTAGCATCTGTAAAACCGCATTTAGATAATGCTGATGGCATTTGTCATTGGGATGTGGACACAACAAATAAAGACAAAGTACTGACCGTAAAATCAACAGGAATTACAGAGGAACAAGTTATCGAAACGATACAAATAGCAGGTTTTAAAATAGAGCATCTGACTATAAAATAA
- a CDS encoding DUF3347 domain-containing protein, which produces MKILVFSLLAIGTLALSSCKENKEQKSTTETSMQHDMSMMSDSSSMGDMPMDGKVTVIDAKKTSANLTELYSHYTHLTFALSGDDDKEAVNAAKGMLEALTKIDKNGFSAEQKKEYAELESSIKEHAQHIADNAGNIDHQREHLDLMSEDFYDLLKDFGTSKTVYKIFCPMYNDNKGAFWLSDSREIKNPYYGKKMASCGEVQEEIK; this is translated from the coding sequence ATGAAAATACTAGTATTCAGCCTTTTGGCAATCGGAACATTGGCACTCTCTTCTTGTAAAGAAAACAAAGAACAGAAAAGCACTACTGAAACATCCATGCAGCATGATATGAGCATGATGTCTGACAGTTCATCGATGGGCGATATGCCTATGGATGGAAAGGTAACCGTGATTGACGCAAAAAAAACTTCCGCAAATCTTACAGAACTCTATTCCCATTACACCCATCTTACATTTGCACTCTCAGGTGATGATGATAAAGAAGCAGTCAATGCTGCTAAGGGGATGTTAGAGGCGCTAACTAAAATAGACAAAAACGGATTTTCCGCTGAACAGAAAAAAGAATATGCAGAACTGGAATCAAGCATTAAGGAACACGCACAGCATATTGCGGATAATGCCGGAAACATTGATCATCAGCGCGAACATCTGGATTTAATGAGTGAAGATTTTTACGACCTGCTGAAAGACTTCGGAACATCAAAAACGGTGTACAAAATATTCTGCCCGATGTATAATGACAACAAAGGGGCCTTCTGGCTCAGCGATTCACGCGAGATCAAGAACCCTTATTACGGCAAAAAAATGGCTTCATGTGGTGAGGTTCAGGAAGAAATTAAGTAA
- a CDS encoding DUF305 domain-containing protein, translated as MESMKNQHGMQHTQKSEENNPNHSLAMYKRFALMAVAMFVAMYFIMYAMIDGLQNLIPNINNLYMTLLMVSAMLIIEIWIMKGMYQNKKINWAIITVSLAIGIFSWFGIREQLFVGDKEFVKGMIPHHAAAVLMSEKAKLTDPELIELQKNILETQAKEIELMKRKLKEFENK; from the coding sequence ATGGAAAGTATGAAAAACCAACACGGAATGCAACATACCCAAAAGAGTGAAGAAAATAATCCCAATCATTCTTTAGCAATGTACAAACGTTTTGCTCTAATGGCTGTTGCAATGTTTGTAGCTATGTATTTTATTATGTATGCTATGATTGACGGTTTGCAGAACCTTATCCCCAACATCAATAATTTATATATGACCCTACTAATGGTTTCGGCAATGTTGATCATTGAAATATGGATAATGAAAGGAATGTATCAAAACAAAAAAATCAATTGGGCAATCATAACAGTTTCCCTTGCGATTGGCATCTTTTCTTGGTTCGGTATTCGGGAGCAATTATTTGTGGGAGATAAGGAGTTTGTAAAAGGTATGATACCGCATCACGCAGCAGCAGTGCTGATGTCTGAAAAAGCAAAGCTAACCGACCCCGAGCTGATAGAGTTGCAAAAAAACATACTCGAAACACAGGCAAAAGAAATCGAACTTATGAAGCGTAAGCTGAAAGAATTTGAAAACAAATAA
- a CDS encoding DUF3347 domain-containing protein, whose protein sequence is MKNIIFSIITLVAIAVVTISCNQSSNKNNNQQTNDSTAITETQDLSAATQNDTTATVTSRDTLSQKVEKSAVKEQAQNFSIEPIIKDYLVLKNALVADNDKAASNAGKQLFATLSKVDMKTIAANKHKEFMDIFENAKENAEHIGDNAGKIDHQREHLASLSKDVSDLIVLFGTTQKLYQDHCPMYNDGKGAVWISEAKAIKNPYYGGKMLTCGSVKKEF, encoded by the coding sequence ATGAAAAATATAATTTTCTCAATCATTACATTAGTAGCAATTGCAGTTGTAACAATTTCCTGCAATCAATCTTCAAATAAAAATAACAACCAGCAAACTAATGATAGCACAGCCATAACTGAAACCCAAGATTTGTCAGCAGCAACACAAAATGATACAACAGCTACCGTTACTTCAAGAGATACACTATCTCAAAAGGTGGAAAAATCCGCTGTAAAAGAGCAGGCGCAAAACTTCTCTATTGAACCAATTATAAAAGATTATCTGGTTTTAAAAAATGCACTCGTTGCAGATAATGACAAAGCAGCTTCTAATGCAGGAAAACAACTTTTTGCTACTTTAAGCAAGGTGGATATGAAAACCATAGCTGCAAACAAGCATAAGGAGTTTATGGATATTTTCGAAAATGCTAAGGAAAATGCAGAACACATTGGCGATAATGCAGGCAAAATAGACCATCAAAGAGAACATTTAGCATCATTAAGTAAAGATGTTTCCGATCTTATAGTATTATTTGGAACTACACAAAAATTATATCAAGACCATTGTCCAATGTATAACGATGGTAAAGGTGCTGTTTGGATTAGCGAAGCTAAAGCTATCAAAAACCCATACTATGGTGGTAAGATGCTTACCTGTGGCTCTGTAAAAAAAGAGTTCTAA